One Natronomonas gomsonensis genomic window, CGCAGGCGGGCGACGTTGGTCGCCTGCGCTGCCGTCGCCTGTCTCGGGGTTGTGGGGTTGCTGGCCGAACCCGCGGCCGTCCTGTTGCTCGTCGTGCCGGTCGTCGCCATCGGACTCGGGATGGGTGGGCTCTCGCCGCTCATCCGTGCGGTGCCGGTCGAGTTGGAGGGCATCGGCCCGAAACTGACCGGCACCGCGGTCGGCGTCGTCTTCGCGGTCGGGGAAATCGGTGGCTTTCTCGGCCCGGTCGTCATCGGCGCGCTGCGGGACGCGACGGGAACGTTCACGCCGGGGATAGCCGCGGCCGCGGTCGGCACGCTCGTCGCCGCCGCCGGGGGCGCGGCGATGTCGAGTCTCGACGACTGACACGCCACGCTCCGAAGCCACGCGACAGTTTCTAGTTAGCCCTCATCGAATCGGGGGTATGACCGACACCAACGAGTGGTTCCTCGAAAACCACGACCACCTCCGGGACCTCGGCATCGAAATCGACGACCAGCGGGAGGGGTTTCTCCGCCTCACGCTGCCCCACGAGGCATCGCTCACCAATCCGGGTTCGGAAGCCATTCAGGGCGGCGTCGTCGCGACGCTCATCGACCACGCCGGCGGCGCGGCCATCCGGACGACACTTGAGGAGCCAATGTCGACACCGCACGCGACGACGGAGTTGAACGTCAGTTACGTCCGACCGGCCGCCGCCGATTTGACCGCCGAGGCGACCGTCGTTCGTTCCGGTCGGAGCATGGGCGTCGTCGAGGTCGAGGTGACGATGGCCACCGACGAGGGCGAAAAGACCGTCGCGGTCGGTCGCGTCTCGCTGCATCTGGACCGAGAGTGAGTCGGGGGTCGTTGTTCCGCACATTGACGGCGGAACGTTGAGGTGAGGCCGACCGCACGTGAGGGTATGGCAGCCACACGAGAGGGGGTGGGCCGTTCGTGAGCCACACCCGCGGAACGTTCGCCGCGCTCGTCGACGCACTCGTCCCGGAGACGCCCGAACTCGCCGACCGAGGCGAGGAACACGTTCCCGGCGGCCTCGCAGTCGGACTGGAAGAGGCGATTATCGACCGCGTGAACAACTTTCAGGAGGTCGACGGCGGCGTCCTCGGCGCCGCCGGCTACGACGCGACGCCGATGGCACCCGCCGTCGCCGTCCTGCTCGACACTGCGGCCGCGGAACTGCTCGTCCGCCGTCGCAGTGAGGACGGTTTCAACTCGCCGGCCGAGGCGTTCGCCGGCGGGCCGTTCTCGCGACTCTCCCGTGAGGACCGCCTGCGTGCGCTTCGCTTGCTCGAAGACGAGGGTGTCTTCCCACGGTTGGCCGACCGGTTCGACTCCGCCGCCCTCGGCACCATCCAGTTCCTCGCCAGTTCCCTGCCGATTCTCGTCGAGTTCGTCTACTACTCCGAGGCGACGGCCGACGACGGCGAGGAGCGCTCGCTCGGCTGGCAGCAGGCCGACTACCCCGGGCCGGCGGACGGGTATCCGGTCGGAATGGGCTACGAAATAGAGGACTTCGAG contains:
- a CDS encoding PaaI family thioesterase; amino-acid sequence: MTDTNEWFLENHDHLRDLGIEIDDQREGFLRLTLPHEASLTNPGSEAIQGGVVATLIDHAGGAAIRTTLEEPMSTPHATTELNVSYVRPAAADLTAEATVVRSGRSMGVVEVEVTMATDEGEKTVAVGRVSLHLDRE